The sequence TCCGTCCCCCTTCCGTTTCCCTCCCTCCCATCTTGACTTCAGCCCACTTGGAGTCAGAATCTGTTCCAACACAGAGTTATGTTTTGTCAAATATACTTAATTTCAGAAAGTCAAGTAATTGTTTTGATCCAGAAACGTATTTTAAGTTaaatttgcttgtttctctTCCCTTTTAAACAGTTTAGGTTAAAGCAGGGGCTGCATGGATTCCAGAGCAGTGGGTGTTCTCCAGAAGACGAGTCTTGGCTTCTCAAATCAATCTAGCAGGCagctgaggccccgcccacacgatgacggatttatttaaaaacgcagttttttaaaaacgcatcgaaaacgattcgtgtccacacgacagcgttttcaaaaaagtctccgtccacacgtaaacgcagcagtgcgctttgaagacggctataagcatgccaaaccatgtggtggcagtattgagtcaaattttatccaataggaatcctccgtattttgttgtcacaacacacgggcccctaaatatgacgtcacagaggttttcatcgcaggcaagacgtcagcgtttttagaAAGTCCCGGCGAttcgccgtccacacgacaacacagacccagcgtttttaaataaatcgGCCTCGGCcagggtttttaaaaattatgtcttcgttccggatatctgtgttgtcgtgtggacggaggcgtaaacgcaacaaaaaagttgcgtttttaaaaaatccgttatcgtgtggacggggcctaagttGATAAAAAGCTAATTTGCATAAAAGGTTGAATGCTCCACAGAATTTCTCACCTCTACTTGTCTCTGCTGGCGTCGGAGCAGAGCGTTCTCCAGGGGGGTCCTGCCCTGGACCCCCTCCTGCCGCTCAGTCTGgaccctcttcctcctctccaacacctGCTGAAGTTCTGACCTGCTGCTCAGCACCAGGCCCCTAAAGCCGTGAAGGAGGAGCCAGAACCTCAGTTAGCACTGTGGGGGTCAGCTGACAGGCGGTGTACCTGAAGGTGTTCAGACACCTGTCAGAACTGGTTTGCTGGTTTGTTAAGCTCATATTTAAGAACACATCAGATCAGTTTGGATGGGGGGGGGATGCCTTcacagctttatttaaaaagcgTCTGGATAGAATAGTGTTTTAAAACGCCACTGGAATTCAGGGTTACATGTCATGTGATCAGACATCAGTCCCTTTCTTTCCCTTCATCTTTTTCTGGATGGGATGCTCAGTGAATCTTTACTGTTCTTTGGGGGCTGGATTTGGAGGTGTCACACCTGAAGCTAATAATCACCATCATAATGAATAACCTTGGAGTCATGGGGGGTCAGAAGACAACAAAGCAAAGGCCACGTTGCTGTCAGAGCCCAGTGACTGCAGGTCGGTCTTCCTGTGAACGTATCACCTGACAGCAGGTGTTCGGTTCCTGTTTGAGGAAGACTCTCATGTATTCTTAATGGCCTCTCTTGGACTAAAGAAGCCCGGGAACATTTTCACATACTGgaccaccttcatgtcctcctacAGAGGTATGAAACCGTCCTTGTTGCCCCACGGGGTGCCGCCTACCTCTTGTGCGCCAGCAGCAGCTCCTTGTGAAGCTCATTGTGAGTCTTGGAAGGCTTGACAGGGTTTGACTGACCTGAAGACGTTTCAGCTTTCATTCTGTGGTCTGACAGAGAAATCAAAGTAGGATTCCGTCGCTCAACAGTGAAAGATCCGTCATACATAGaaactagggctgtcactttaacgcgttaattagattaattaattacgctgcacaTTAACGTTCTATAAAAATCAACGAAATTAATCGCGactggcaagtcaatgcgcaaacattttaaacttgtcccattgagggacccgtaggctgcagtgacgtcacttcctacctgcgccactagtcaaaagcagagcgactgacaacagagatggacgcgacacaggagagcgagggaaGACCACtggacctttgggaggaaagtttatttctaaagagaacaaagacggactatcaacaaaaacgcagtgattctgccccgtagaccctccgtcagtctgccccagggcagatgtggctacacacgtagttaccaccaccagcaggtatgaaggaggagtggatgaataatggatccgatggaaAGAGTCTTTGAGGGTCCAGAAAAGCGTTATAGAAATCtaaaccattattattattattgttattattattattgttattattattattattattgttattattattattgttattattattattattattattattattattattattattattattgttattattattattattattattattattattattattattattgttattattattatttgtaccttttgtaacaGAATCTCcacatcactgaagcagctccagactaacgtatcatttaaatgtaaaacacgtgaaggacacagagttgaacgttatctcaccctttaaaggaaaagcctgttgacatcttactatttagtttccttatctagagacatgttctactattcattgtgaattgctgtattgagtcagctttagtattcattctgattgagagtctgcttctgtgcctgtttgagactcagattattttatttctgaattttatttaactatttgtattgtatttttgagaaacGCACCTGGTCTAACTGGTTTGCTCATGTGTttggcctttttttcttttgaatttcatttataaagcacacttaaccaataaaaatgtggatttcaaatcttctcggtgtattctattgattagtcatgaactacaattttgtaatgtcctagaattcaaattctttatttgggggcctttagcaggtatgagattaaaatgcgattaattaggtTAATTagttacaaatcctgtaattacattaatttttttaatcgcctgacagcagtAATAGAAACACAAGGAGGTGCACTGAGTATAATCTAATCACTGCCAGACAAGATATAGTCAGGCTACTGTTTCAGCCAGTCAAAATGTCATCTTACAGGACAGATTTCAACATTTCATCAAATATTATTCACTGACAAATTACattataaaaaacacaaatgatcaATAGTGGCAGAAAGTAAGGGGATGGGGTCATGATAAGATTGGCCTTTATAACCTTTTATTAGCATTTTTCAAGCTAACCAACTGTAAGTAGTATGAACCTTCACAACACTGTTGTGGTAAGATCAGTTCACTGCTAAACAGGTCGATCATTTTAAACTGAATTTAGTGAGCATCAGAAATTTATCCTATTGGTTCCATTAATAGACAACATAGATcttaagacaaaaacaacactttttacCATTTGTCTTCTGTACATTTCCACATTTTAACTACTTAGGATCAACAAACTGTCCAATTAAGTGCATTTAGCACCGGCTGGAGAGGATGAGACGCTAACAGGTTCAGTTCCAGAAAGTAGTCAGACCCCGAAAACATTTCACTCTTatattgcagccatttgctgtTGATTTATTGAAGCATTCAGATGCTTTGCAGTGACGCTCATGTCCTGAACACAGCTGCTGACCATTTGATGGAGATGGTTCTACACCTTCACTGGAGTCCAGCTGTATTTGGTTCTTCTGATTGGCCCTCACACCTCACAGTTTAGGCCAGAGCCAATGGCTGGACAGCTCAGAGACAGAAAGCAAAGGCAAAAACTTTTGTGCTGCTCTTCAGGCTCCTGGGAGCCTCCATAATCCTCACGGCTGGATTAGCTCTGGATTAAGGTGCTGCTGTCAAATACTGAGCAAAGGGTTTGGATACTGTAGCTGGGTGGTagttcactttttctttttaattaatcaacaaaaatgtcaataattctGTGTTCTTCTGTCCTCATGGGTCATGGTGTGTAATCAGGAAAAGTGAACTTCAATGATGATTTGAGCCGATGGCTGCATTATAAGAGTGAAGATTTAAGGGGGGGTGAATATTTTCCGTACTGTAGATTACAGTTTGTCATTAATCCAACACACGATTCCTCACTAGTGCAGCTGTGTTTGTGCTCCGTCTAAAGACGTCTGTCACTGAGGACGGCTGCTTTTCCTCTAACCTCTActttttatgctaagctaggctaactgCTGTGTGCGACTGAACCAAACGCTGCACTgacctgctctgtgtggagtgcCGTTAGTACCAGGGGCCGGGTCGGGCCCCCCGTGACAGGAGCCGCTCACAGACATGGTGTCCCTGGTGTGAGCTGAGGCATTTGTACCAGGGATGGGGCAGTTTGGAGTCTGTGGGAGAGGCAACAACGACGGTTCTCAGTGCAGGGAACATCTGGAAGGAGGGAGGCCCCTGAGGGCCCGGCGTGGAGCCGCGGCTCCAGCAGGACGCCCAGTGTCTCCAGGGGCCGGAGGAACAAAGACGACGACAAACGTCTGCATCAGCAGAACAGACAGGATGAAATACAACGCAGGGCAGACGGGACATGAGAGGCACAGGAGACGAGAAGAGGcacaggagacgaggagaggcacaggagacgaggagaggcaCAGGAGACGAGAAGAGGCACAGGAGACGACAGTCACAGGAGACGAGAAGAGGCACAGGAGATGAGGAGAGGcacaggagacgaggagaggcaCAGGAGACGAGAAGAGGCACAGGAGACGACAGTCACAGGAGACGAGAAGAGGCACAGGAAACGAGAAGAGGCACAGGAGACAAGAAGAGGCACAGGAGATGAGGAGAGGCACAGGAGACGAGAAGAGGCACAGGAGACAACAGTCACAGGAGACGAGAAGAGGCACAAAGACGAGAGTCATAGGAGACGAGAAGAGGCACAGGAGACGAGAAGAGTCACAGTAGACGAGGAGAGGCACAGGAGACGACAGTCACAGGAGATGAGAAGAGGCACAGGAGACGAGAGTCACAGGAGACGAGAAGAGGCACAGGAGACGAGAAGAGGCACAGGAGACGAGAAGAGGcacaggagacgaggagaggcaCAGGAGACGAAGAAAGGCACAGGAGACGAGAAGAGGCATAGGAGACGAGAAGAGGCACAGGACACAAGGAGAGGCACAGGAGATGAGGAGAGGcacaggagacgaggagaggcacaggagacgaggagaggcaCAGGAGACGACAGTCACAGGAGACGAGAAGAGGcacaggagacgaggagaggcacaggagacgaggagaggcaCAGGAGACGAGAAGAGGCACAGGAGACGACAGTCACAGGAGACAAGAAGAGGCACAGGAGACGAGAAGAGGcacaggagacgaggagaggcaCAGTAGATGAGGAGAGGCACAGGACACGAGGAGAGGcacaggagacgaggagaggcacaggagacgaggagagtCACAGGAGACGAGAAGAGTCACAGGAGATGAAGAGAGGgacaggagacgaggagaggcaCAGGAGACAAGGAGAGGcacaggagacgaggagaggcGCAGGAGACGGGGAGAGGcacaggagacgaggagagtcacaggagacgaggagaggtGAACTGAcccctcccactgtcagttcataCTCACATTTTTTGCCTGACACAGGGCTTTAGCCCCCTACTCTCCGGTCAGTCCAGGACaaagtggactgagctactgcccccccattattattaatattattattataactgtAATAACAGACTGCTACAGACTCTTGTTGACTTGAAatgctgaaatttaaaaaactcaCAGCTGCAG is a genomic window of Antennarius striatus isolate MH-2024 chromosome 2, ASM4005453v1, whole genome shotgun sequence containing:
- the si:ch211-218o21.4 gene encoding actin-associated protein FAM107A — translated: MYDGSFTVERRNPTLISLSDHRMKAETSSGQSNPVKPSKTHNELHKELLLAHKRGLVLSSRSELQQVLERRKRVQTERQEGVQGRTPLENALLRRQQRQVEREKGQQNEQEEAQFMEFVRVRQNLRKIHSALQNKVTNA